A single region of the Tissierellales bacterium genome encodes:
- a CDS encoding bifunctional (p)ppGpp synthetase/guanosine-3',5'-bis(diphosphate) 3'-pyrophosphohydrolase: MIDDLILKIEKYNPHVDIEQIMKAYNFSEKAHEGQLRNSGENFFIHPYNVAMILADLNMDTPTIMAGLLHDVIEDTDITYETLVEEFGKEVANLVEGVTKLKKLQYKTKQENQAENLRKMVLAMAKDIRVIIIKLADRLHNMRTLEYMSEEKKKEKALETLEIYAPLAHRLGISRIKWELEDLSLRYLDPEGYYDLVDRVQKRRKEREAYIKMITDILEKKLDEVNIPNETSGRPKSFYSIYKKMMYQNKDFEQIFDLTAIRIIVDNIKDCYGVLGIVHTMWKPIPGRFKDYIAMPKPNMYQSLHTTVISSDGEIFEVQIRTWDMHRTAEYGIAAHWKYKEGTVRTNNLDKKLTWLRQLLEWQKDMNDPKEFMETLKIDFFTDEVFVFTPKGDVINLPNGATPIDFAYRVHTAVGNTCVGGKVDGRIVPLDYKLKNGNIVEIITSGSSTGPSRDWLKIVKSSRAKSKIRQWFKRESKDLNVNKGKELLEKEVKRQGYKLTEILKEDWLRNVANKLSLGSPEDMYAALGYGSVNLSQVMPKLKEIYNRHHDIKEEKVFKEERIIPPTKRKPRATQGVSIKGADNIKVRFSKCCNPVPGDEIVGYITRGRGVSVHRKDCPNVTFLDDQDRFIDIEWDNNEKASYQAEIQIKSTDRTGILTEITQRITEVDLEVIALNARTNREKLVLINITLGIKNREQLGDLMRRVRKIKGVIDVYRVTV; this comes from the coding sequence TTGCTATGATATTAGCCGATTTAAATATGGATACTCCAACAATAATGGCTGGTTTGTTACATGATGTTATTGAGGATACTGATATTACCTATGAAACCTTAGTAGAAGAATTTGGCAAAGAGGTAGCTAATTTAGTTGAGGGAGTTACTAAGCTGAAAAAGTTACAATATAAAACAAAACAGGAAAATCAAGCCGAAAACTTAAGGAAAATGGTTTTAGCTATGGCTAAGGATATAAGGGTAATAATAATAAAACTAGCTGATAGGCTTCATAATATGAGAACCTTGGAATATATGAGTGAGGAAAAGAAAAAGGAAAAAGCTTTGGAAACTTTAGAAATATATGCTCCCCTTGCCCATAGATTAGGGATATCAAGGATTAAATGGGAACTAGAAGATTTATCTTTAAGATATTTAGATCCAGAAGGTTATTATGATTTAGTTGATCGGGTGCAAAAGAGAAGAAAAGAAAGAGAAGCTTATATTAAGATGATAACCGATATTCTGGAGAAAAAATTAGATGAGGTTAACATACCTAATGAAACTAGTGGAAGGCCAAAAAGTTTTTATAGTATTTATAAGAAGATGATGTATCAGAACAAGGATTTTGAACAAATTTTTGATTTGACAGCAATTAGAATTATAGTAGATAATATAAAGGACTGCTATGGAGTTCTTGGTATAGTTCATACAATGTGGAAACCAATACCAGGAAGGTTTAAAGATTATATTGCTATGCCCAAGCCAAATATGTATCAATCTCTGCATACTACTGTAATAAGCTCTGATGGGGAAATATTCGAGGTTCAAATTAGAACTTGGGATATGCATAGAACTGCAGAATATGGTATTGCAGCTCATTGGAAATATAAAGAAGGAACTGTAAGGACTAATAATCTTGATAAAAAACTTACTTGGTTAAGACAACTACTAGAATGGCAAAAAGATATGAATGATCCAAAGGAGTTTATGGAAACTTTGAAAATTGATTTCTTTACAGATGAAGTTTTTGTCTTTACTCCAAAGGGAGATGTAATAAATTTACCTAATGGTGCTACGCCTATAGATTTTGCCTATAGAGTTCATACTGCAGTAGGCAATACCTGTGTTGGAGGTAAGGTTGATGGTAGAATTGTGCCTTTAGATTATAAACTTAAAAATGGAAATATTGTGGAGATTATTACATCTGGCAGTAGTACAGGGCCTAGTAGGGATTGGTTAAAAATTGTTAAAAGTAGTAGAGCTAAAAGTAAGATTAGACAGTGGTTTAAGAGAGAGTCTAAGGATTTAAATGTAAATAAGGGGAAAGAATTATTAGAAAAAGAAGTAAAACGTCAAGGATATAAATTAACTGAAATACTAAAAGAAGATTGGCTTAGAAATGTAGCAAATAAATTAAGTTTAGGAAGTCCTGAGGATATGTATGCTGCTCTTGGCTATGGAAGTGTGAACTTATCTCAAGTTATGCCAAAGCTAAAGGAAATTTATAATAGGCATCACGATATAAAGGAAGAAAAAGTATTTAAAGAGGAAAGGATTATTCCACCTACAAAAAGAAAACCAAGAGCAACACAAGGAGTAAGTATAAAAGGTGCTGATAATATAAAAGTAAGATTCTCTAAATGTTGTAACCCAGTTCCTGGTGATGAAATTGTAGGTTATATTACTAGAGGAAGAGGAGTATCTGTCCATAGAAAGGACTGTCCGAATGTGACTTTTTTAGATGATCAAGATAGGTTTATAGATATTGAATGGGATAATAATGAAAAAGCTTCTTATCAAGCAGAAATACAAATAAAGTCAACAGATAGGACAGGAATATTAACGGAGATAACCCAAAGAATTACTGAAGTAGATTTGGAGGTTATTGCACTAAATGCTAGAACTAATAGGGAAAAACTAGTTTTAATTAATATTACTTTAGGAATAAAAAACAGGGAACAATTAGGAGATCTTATGAGAAGAGTTAGAAAGATTAAAGGAGTTATAGACGTATATAGAGTGACTGTGTAG
- the dtd gene encoding D-aminoacyl-tRNA deacylase, giving the protein MRAVIQRVSEADVKIKGNIVGEIGEGLLVLLGVGKEDTEEDTEYLTKKILNLRIFEDEDGKMNLSLLDIKGELLIVSQFTLYGDVRKGRRPSFTDSASPKKAEEIYEQFIDKCKAENINVEKGQFGAEMDVSLVNNGPVTILLDSKKTF; this is encoded by the coding sequence ATGAGGGCTGTAATTCAAAGAGTTTCTGAAGCTGATGTAAAAATAAAGGGAAATATAGTTGGTGAAATAGGAGAAGGACTTTTAGTACTTCTGGGAGTTGGTAAAGAAGATACAGAAGAAGATACTGAATACTTGACTAAAAAAATTCTTAATCTTAGAATATTTGAGGATGAAGATGGGAAAATGAACCTGTCTTTATTAGATATAAAGGGAGAATTATTAATTGTTTCCCAATTTACTTTATATGGAGATGTTAGGAAGGGTAGAAGACCAAGCTTTACAGATTCAGCATCTCCAAAGAAAGCAGAGGAAATATATGAACAATTTATAGATAAATGTAAGGCAGAAAATATTAATGTGGAAAAAGGCCAATTTGGTGCTGAAATGGATGTAAGCTTAGTAAATAATGGTCCTGTAACCATTTTATTAGATAGTAAAAAAACTTTTTAG
- a CDS encoding MBL fold metallo-hydrolase, with the protein MEIIKIPVGIYAANCYIVYCKDTKEGIVIDPGSQGAEIGDKIKDLGLSIKYIILTHGHWDHTDGILGLKEKIDVPVLIHKEDEPLLRAGKKGIYSKASSEGIEVAPDKYIEDGDKLKVGDMTIEIIHTPGHSPGGVSIKIGDRIFTGDTLFTGSIGRTDLYGGSYETLLSSIKEKLLIYPDNTIVYPGHGESSTIGREKVTNPFIK; encoded by the coding sequence TTGGAAATAATTAAGATTCCTGTAGGAATTTATGCAGCTAATTGTTATATAGTATATTGTAAAGATACAAAAGAAGGTATAGTAATAGATCCAGGTTCCCAAGGAGCTGAAATAGGTGATAAAATAAAAGACTTAGGTTTATCCATTAAGTATATTATATTAACTCACGGTCACTGGGATCATACAGATGGGATCTTAGGATTAAAAGAAAAAATAGATGTACCTGTTTTAATCCATAAGGAAGATGAGCCATTACTCAGGGCAGGTAAAAAAGGTATATATAGTAAGGCTTCTTCTGAAGGTATTGAGGTTGCTCCAGATAAATATATAGAAGATGGAGATAAGTTAAAAGTAGGAGATATGACTATAGAAATAATCCATACTCCAGGTCATAGTCCTGGTGGAGTAAGTATAAAAATAGGGGATAGGATTTTCACTGGTGATACTTTATTCACTGGTTCTATAGGGAGAACAGATTTATACGGTGGATCTTATGAAACCTTATTATCTTCTATTAAGGAAAAACTTTTAATATATCCGGATAATACTATTGTTTATCCAGGTCATGGTGAATCTTCTACCATTGGAAGAGAAAAAGTAACTAACCCTTTTATTAAATAA
- the hemZ gene encoding coproporphyrinogen dehydrogenase HemZ, whose product MIYIYVQGHDFRYGVYELVRMFFFGEEIIFIEDLDEYDNEGMLIENYLLELENSFSSVTKVFKNGELFNECEVKSLENINIAINNLRKKLNLGVKQSIYKALNSFKIAKVPWGILIGVRPIKVVEELIYKGIDDENILNILQNEYKLLEEKAKLMLEIGNVQRKYLYPISEEKYSLYVSIPFCPTRCVYCSFPSNSIKRTEKYVDEYTEKIIYEMKRVKEIMGNKKINTVYIGGGTPTAIPVRNLEKIIENIYLIFGKENVKEITVEAGRPDTINKEILTMLKAKDIDRISINPQTMNDETLKLIGRNHSSKDIIESYKLARKIGFSNINMDIILGLPGEGLKEVEYTLKNIMDLKPENLTIHTLAVKKGSKFKKTMDHYNIEEENIIENMIELSREYAEKMGLKPYYLYRQKQMLGNYENVGYAIKDMECIYNILIMAEKESILAVGPGGVSKIFSPKENRIERVPNVKGLKEYLVRIDEMIERKRKAVDNY is encoded by the coding sequence ATGATATATATTTATGTACAAGGCCATGATTTTAGATATGGAGTTTATGAATTAGTCCGTATGTTCTTTTTTGGAGAGGAAATTATTTTTATTGAAGACTTAGACGAGTATGATAATGAAGGTATGCTTATAGAAAATTATTTACTGGAATTAGAGAATAGTTTCTCCTCTGTAACTAAGGTTTTTAAAAATGGGGAACTTTTTAATGAATGTGAAGTTAAAAGTTTAGAAAATATTAATATTGCAATAAATAATTTGAGAAAAAAGTTGAATCTTGGAGTAAAACAAAGTATTTATAAAGCATTAAATTCTTTTAAAATAGCAAAGGTACCTTGGGGAATATTAATAGGTGTAAGGCCAATAAAAGTTGTAGAAGAATTAATATATAAAGGCATAGATGATGAAAATATTTTAAACATTCTTCAAAATGAGTACAAGCTATTAGAGGAAAAAGCAAAGCTAATGTTAGAAATAGGGAATGTACAAAGAAAATATTTATATCCTATTAGTGAAGAAAAATATAGTTTATATGTAAGTATACCTTTTTGTCCTACAAGATGTGTCTATTGTTCTTTTCCTTCTAATTCTATAAAAAGAACAGAAAAATATGTAGACGAATATACAGAAAAGATAATTTATGAAATGAAAAGAGTTAAAGAAATAATGGGAAACAAGAAAATAAATACAGTATATATAGGAGGAGGGACTCCTACAGCTATACCTGTAAGAAATTTAGAAAAAATCATTGAAAATATATACTTAATTTTTGGAAAGGAAAATGTAAAAGAAATAACTGTAGAAGCGGGAAGGCCAGATACTATAAATAAAGAAATCCTTACTATGTTAAAAGCTAAAGATATTGATAGAATTAGTATAAATCCACAAACTATGAATGATGAAACTTTAAAATTAATAGGGAGAAATCATAGTTCTAAGGATATAATTGAATCCTATAAATTAGCAAGGAAAATAGGCTTTAGTAATATAAATATGGATATAATTCTTGGTCTGCCAGGTGAAGGATTGAAGGAAGTAGAATACACTTTAAAGAATATTATGGATTTAAAACCTGAAAATTTAACAATTCACACTTTAGCTGTTAAGAAAGGTTCAAAGTTTAAAAAGACTATGGATCATTATAATATTGAAGAAGAGAATATCATTGAAAATATGATAGAGCTAAGTAGAGAATATGCAGAAAAAATGGGATTAAAACCTTATTATCTATATAGGCAGAAACAAATGCTTGGAAATTATGAAAATGTAGGTTATGCTATTAAAGATATGGAGTGTATATATAATATTTTAATTATGGCGGAAAAAGAGAGTATATTAGCTGTAGGTCCAGGAGGCGTATCAAAGATATTTTCTCCAAAGGAAAATAGGATAGAAAGAGTTCCTAATGTGAAAGGTTTGAAAGAATATTTAGTAAGAATTGATGAAATGATTGAAAGAAAAAGGAAAGCTGTTGACAATTATTAG
- the aspS gene encoding aspartate--tRNA ligase, with protein MAEKMGNLRRTHMCGELREVHMDEDIVLMGWAQRSRNLGSLIFVDLRDTTGISQIVFDSNYSEENFEKAKKIRSEYVLAIKGKVRKRESVNEEIPTGYIEVLVDELRILDKAETPPIYIKDNDDVQESMRLKYRYLDLRKPFMQRNLKTRHKAASTVRRFLDENNFVEIETPMLTKPTPEGARDYLVPSRVNPGEFYALPQSPQLMKQLLMVAGMDRYYQIVKCFRDEDLRANRQPEFTQIDIEMSFVDIDDIIELNEKLLKKIFKELKGIDIQLPIPRMTYKEAMERFGSDKPDLRFGFELKDITDIVKDSNFKVFSNTNKNKGEVRGINVKGYEENFSRKDISKLEDFIKDFGAKGLAWIKLTEDGISSPIAKFLKDEELNNIIEEMDGKTGDLMLFVADKSNVVFESLGHLRIEVAKQLDIIDKNDLKMVWITEFPLFEYNEEEGRLVAKHHPFTHPMDEDIKLLETEPEKVRAKAYDIVINGDEIGGGSIRINDPELQNKMFKVLKLEDEEVQDKFGFLIKSFKYGVPPHGGIAYGFDRLIMLFTNSENIRDVIAFPKTQSATCLLTEAPTAITEEQLNEVHLELDLKDE; from the coding sequence ATGGCAGAGAAAATGGGTAATTTAAGAAGAACACATATGTGTGGGGAATTAAGGGAAGTCCATATGGATGAAGATATTGTTCTTATGGGTTGGGCTCAACGTAGTAGAAATTTAGGTTCCCTTATTTTTGTAGATTTGAGAGATACAACTGGAATATCACAAATAGTATTTGATAGTAATTATTCAGAAGAAAATTTTGAAAAGGCTAAAAAAATAAGAAGTGAATATGTTTTGGCTATTAAAGGAAAGGTAAGGAAAAGAGAATCTGTTAATGAGGAAATACCTACAGGATATATAGAAGTTTTAGTAGATGAACTGAGGATATTGGATAAGGCGGAAACTCCTCCAATTTATATAAAGGATAATGATGATGTACAGGAAAGTATGAGATTAAAATATAGATATTTAGATTTAAGGAAACCTTTTATGCAGAGAAATTTGAAAACTCGTCATAAGGCCGCTAGTACTGTTAGAAGATTTCTTGATGAAAATAACTTTGTTGAGATAGAAACTCCAATGTTAACAAAGCCTACGCCAGAAGGAGCAAGAGATTATCTAGTACCAAGTAGGGTAAATCCTGGTGAGTTTTATGCACTACCTCAATCTCCTCAGCTTATGAAACAATTACTAATGGTAGCTGGTATGGATAGATATTATCAAATTGTAAAATGCTTTAGAGATGAAGATTTAAGAGCTAATAGGCAGCCAGAGTTTACTCAAATTGATATTGAAATGTCTTTTGTAGATATTGATGATATTATAGAATTAAATGAAAAGTTATTGAAAAAAATATTTAAAGAACTTAAGGGTATTGATATCCAATTACCTATTCCAAGAATGACTTACAAAGAAGCTATGGAACGTTTTGGTTCTGATAAACCGGATTTACGATTTGGCTTTGAACTTAAAGATATTACTGATATAGTAAAGGATTCTAACTTTAAAGTTTTCAGCAATACAAATAAAAATAAAGGTGAAGTAAGAGGAATAAATGTAAAGGGTTATGAGGAAAATTTCTCAAGAAAAGATATTTCTAAACTTGAAGATTTTATTAAAGATTTTGGCGCAAAAGGATTAGCGTGGATTAAGTTAACAGAAGATGGAATATCCTCTCCAATAGCTAAGTTCTTAAAAGATGAAGAGTTAAATAATATTATTGAAGAAATGGATGGGAAGACTGGGGATTTAATGTTATTTGTGGCTGATAAATCTAATGTAGTATTTGAGAGTTTAGGACATTTAAGAATAGAAGTAGCAAAACAATTAGATATTATTGATAAAAATGATTTAAAAATGGTATGGATTACTGAGTTTCCTCTATTTGAGTATAATGAGGAAGAAGGAAGATTAGTTGCAAAGCATCATCCTTTTACTCACCCAATGGATGAGGATATTAAATTATTAGAAACTGAACCAGAGAAAGTTAGAGCTAAGGCTTATGATATAGTTATAAATGGAGATGAAATAGGTGGGGGTAGTATTAGAATAAATGATCCAGAACTTCAAAACAAAATGTTTAAGGTTTTAAAATTAGAAGACGAGGAAGTACAAGATAAGTTTGGATTTTTAATTAAATCCTTTAAATATGGAGTTCCTCCCCATGGAGGAATAGCTTATGGATTTGATAGATTGATTATGTTGTTTACTAATAGTGAAAATATAAGGGATGTAATAGCTTTTCCAAAAACTCAAAGTGCAACTTGCTTGTTGACAGAGGCTCCAACAGCTATAACTGAGGAACAGTTAAATGAAGTACATTTAGAATTAGATTTAAAAGATGAATAA